Proteins encoded within one genomic window of Manis pentadactyla isolate mManPen7 chromosome 4, mManPen7.hap1, whole genome shotgun sequence:
- the C1QL1 gene encoding C1q-related factor, whose translation MLLVLVVLIPVLVSSGGPDGHYEMLGTCRMVCDPYPARGPGAGARSDGGDALSEQSGAPPPSTLVQGPQGKPGRTGKPGPPGPPGDPGPPGPVGPPGEKGEPGKTGPPGLPGAGGSGAISTATYTMVPRVAFYAGLKNPHEGYEVLKFDDVVTNLGNNYDATSGKFTCNIPGTYFFTYHVLMRGGDGTSMWADLCKNGQVRASAIAQDADQNYDYASNSVILHLDAGDEVFIKLDGGKAHGGNSNKYSTFSGFIIYSD comes from the exons ATGCTGCTGGTGCTGGTGGTCCTCATCCCCGTGCTGGTGAGCTCGGGCGGCCCGGACGGCCACTATGAGATGCTGGGCACCTGCCGCATGGTGTGCGACCCCTACCCCGCGCGGGGCCCCGGTGCCGGCGCGCGGTCCGACGGCGGCGACGCCCTGAGCGAGCAGAGCGGCGCGCCCCCGCCCTCCACGCTGGTGCAGGGCCCCCAGGGGAAGCCGGGCCGCACAGGAAAACCCGGCCCCCCAGGACCCCCCGGGGATCCGGGTCCTCCGGGCCCCGTGGGGCCGCCGGGGGAGAAGGGTGAGCCAGGCAAGACCGGACCTCCCGGGCTGCCGGGAGCAGGGGGTAGCGGCGCCATCAGCACAGCCACCTACACCATGGTGCCGCGCGTGGCCTTCTACGCTGGCCTCAAGAACCCTCACGAGGGTTACGAGGTGCTCAAGTTCGACGACGTGGTCACCAATCTAGGCAACAACTACGACGCGACCAGCGGCAAGTTTACGTGCAACATTCCCGGCACCTACTTTTTCACCTACCATGTTCTCATGCGCGGCGGTGACGGCACCAGTATGTGGGCGGACCTCTGCAAGAACGGCCAG GTGCGGGCCAGCGCCATTGCCCAGGACGCAGACCAGAACTACGACTACGCCAGCAACAGCGTGATCCTGCATCTGGACGCGGGCGATGAGGTCTTCATCAAGCTCGACGGAGGCAAAGCGCACGGCGGTAACAGCAACAAATACAGCACATTCTCCGGCTTCATCATCTACTCCGATTGA